One genomic region from Equus asinus isolate D_3611 breed Donkey chromosome 10, EquAss-T2T_v2, whole genome shotgun sequence encodes:
- the LCN6 gene encoding epididymal-specific lipocalin-6, protein MRGVHLAALLALLSVPQAQALWLGRLNPNQLLGSWYVLAKASGEKDFAVEKATKNIEGVVVTLTPENNLKMLSSRHRLERCDLNVVELLRQASGWVFENPALGVVEFRVLSTNFRDYAVVFTQLEFADEAFSTVELYSRSELASQEAVHLFAKWSKGLGFLSQQQAQLQRDLTCAHKAFQVSFLPMAAPGPLQGSPSQWQCSTAGKDRGRGASMGESGSPNAFFGFQ, encoded by the exons ATGAGAGGTGTGCACCTGGCCGCTCTCCTGGCTCTGCTCTCAGTGCCCCAGGCCCAGGCACTGTGGCTGGGGAGGCTCAACCCTAACCAG CTCCTGGGGTCCTGGTACGTGCTTGCCAAGGCCTCCGGGGAAAAGGACTTTGCGGTGGAGAAGGCCACGAAGAACATCGAGGGGGTCGTGGTGACCCTCACTCCAGAAAACAACCTGAAAATGCTGTCCTCTCGGCACAG GCTGGAGAGATGTGACTTGAACGTGGTGGAGCTGCTGAGACAAGCCTCTGGCTGGGTGTTTGAGAATCCCG CGCTGGGCGTGGTGGAGTTCCGGGTGCTGAGCACCAACTTCAGGGACTACGCCGTCGTCTTCACCCAGCTGGAGTTCGCCGATGAGGCCTTCAGCACCGTGGAGCTCTACA GTCGGTCGGAGCTGGCCAGCCAGGAGGCTGTGCACCTCTTCGCCAAGTGGAGCAAGGGCCTGGGCTTCCTGTCACAGCAGCAGGCCCAGCTGCAGAGGGACC TCACCTGTGCGCACAAGGCCTTCCAGGTAAGCTTCCTCCCGATGGCGGCCCCGGGACCCCTGCAGGGCAGCCCTTCCCAGTGGCAGTGCTCCACTGCCGGGAAGGATCGGGGGCGGGGTGCATCTATGGGCGAGTCCGGGTCCCCCAATGCTTTTTTTGGTTTTCAGTGA
- the LCN10 gene encoding epididymal-specific lipocalin-10 codes for MGPGRLLPVLALALVLAVGSQPQEQIPREAHNLNWSKFAGFWYILAIASNAPGFLPSRDKRKLGACMVRVHKTGQLKVVLAFNRSQGCQSHTLLLRKDRKKAVFRNTLKGVEGFRVLCTDYSSGLVHLRLGRAGRSSKTLLLFSRQTTSSFPSMKKFVDTCEMLELSKSATILPKDASCAHTILP; via the exons atGGGGCCGGGGCGGCTGCTGCCCGTGCTGGCCCTGGCACTGGTGCTGGCTGTGGGGTCCCAGCCGCAGGAGCAGATCCCCAGGGAGGCCCACAACCTCAACTGGAGTAAG TTTGCAGGGTTCTGGTACATTCTTGCCATAGCCTCTAATGCCCCAGGATTCTTGCCGAGCAGAGACAAGAGGAAGCTGGGGGCGTGCATGGTGAGGGTTCACAAAACGGGCCAGCTGAAGGTGGTCCTCGCCTTCAACCG GTCGCAGGGGTGCCAGTCGCACACGTTACTTCTGCGGAAAGACAGGAAGAAGGCCGTGTTCAGGAACACCC TGAAGGGCGTGGAGGGCTTCCGCGTGCTGTGCACCGACTACAGCTCCGGCCTCGTGCACCTGCGCCTGGGCCGGGCCGGCCGCTCCTCCAAGACCCTACTGCTCTTCA GCAGACAGACCACATCCAGCTTCCCAAGTATGAAAAAATTCGTAGACACGTGTGAGATGTTGGAGCTCTCAAAGAGTGCGACCATTCTCCCGAAAGACG cCTCCTGTGCGCACACCATCCTGCCGTGA